The following coding sequences are from one Leptolyngbya sp. NIES-3755 window:
- a CDS encoding small subunit of NADH-dependent glutamate synthase (similar to AA sequence:cyanobase_aa:LBDG_36920): MGKPTGFIEFLRELPSELAPLDRIRNWDEFHLPMPEENLRTQGARCMDCGIPFCHTGTLISGMASGCPINNLIPEWNDLIYRGLWKEALDRLHKTNNFPEFTGRVCPAPCEGSCVLGMHNPPVTIKNIEYSIVDKGWDEGWITPEPPEKRTGKKIAIVGSGPAGLCAAAQLNKAGHWVTVYERADRPGGLLMYGIPNMKLDKQNVVMRRLNVLETEGVKFVCNTEIGRDISAEDLIKNHDAVVLCTGATKPRDLSIEGRQLKGIHFAMDFLTANTKSVLDGNHPELSAQGKDVVIIGGGDTGTDCVGTSIRHGCNSVVQLEIMPQPPEERAANNPWPEYPKVYKMDYGQEEAAAKFGADPRAYLRTATKFEGDENGNVTAIHTVEVQWERNEQGQFIPKHIPGTEKVLPAQLVLLAMGFLGPEQPLLDAMGLDRDPRSNIKSEYGKYTTSIPGVFAAGDCRRGQSLVVWAFNEGRGAARECDRYLMGETDLP; this comes from the coding sequence ATGGGAAAACCGACTGGATTTATCGAATTTCTCCGCGAACTGCCGTCTGAACTTGCACCGCTCGATCGCATTCGTAACTGGGACGAATTCCATTTACCAATGCCCGAAGAGAATCTACGCACTCAGGGCGCTCGCTGTATGGATTGTGGCATCCCGTTCTGTCATACCGGAACACTGATCAGCGGTATGGCAAGTGGTTGTCCGATCAACAATCTCATCCCTGAGTGGAATGATTTAATCTATCGCGGACTGTGGAAAGAAGCCCTCGATCGATTACACAAAACGAACAATTTCCCCGAATTCACGGGACGAGTCTGTCCCGCTCCCTGTGAGGGTTCCTGTGTGTTAGGAATGCACAATCCGCCTGTGACGATCAAGAATATTGAATACTCGATCGTAGATAAAGGTTGGGATGAAGGCTGGATTACTCCAGAGCCACCCGAAAAACGAACCGGGAAAAAGATCGCGATCGTCGGTTCGGGTCCTGCTGGATTGTGTGCTGCGGCTCAATTGAACAAAGCGGGACATTGGGTAACAGTCTACGAACGCGCCGATCGTCCGGGTGGATTGCTGATGTATGGCATCCCGAACATGAAGCTCGATAAACAAAACGTGGTCATGCGGCGATTAAATGTTCTCGAAACTGAGGGCGTGAAATTCGTCTGCAATACTGAAATTGGCAGGGATATTTCTGCGGAAGACTTGATCAAAAACCATGATGCAGTCGTGCTTTGTACCGGAGCCACCAAGCCGCGTGATTTGTCGATCGAAGGTCGTCAACTCAAAGGGATTCACTTTGCAATGGATTTCCTCACTGCAAATACCAAATCCGTTTTAGACGGCAATCATCCCGAACTTTCCGCTCAAGGAAAAGATGTCGTGATCATTGGCGGTGGTGATACTGGAACCGACTGCGTTGGCACTTCAATTCGGCATGGCTGTAACAGTGTCGTGCAATTGGAAATTATGCCTCAACCTCCCGAAGAACGCGCTGCGAACAATCCTTGGCCCGAATACCCCAAAGTCTACAAAATGGACTATGGACAAGAAGAAGCTGCCGCCAAATTTGGAGCCGATCCACGAGCTTATCTGCGAACGGCAACGAAGTTTGAAGGCGACGAAAACGGTAACGTAACAGCAATCCACACCGTCGAAGTGCAGTGGGAGCGCAACGAGCAAGGACAATTTATTCCGAAGCACATTCCAGGAACTGAGAAAGTATTGCCAGCGCAACTTGTTCTGTTAGCAATGGGCTTTTTAGGTCCTGAGCAACCGTTACTTGATGCAATGGGACTCGATCGAGATCCCCGCAGCAACATCAAATCGGAATACGGCAAATACACAACCAGTATTCCAGGCGTATTCGCAGCAGGAGATTGCCGACGTGGGCAAAGCTTAGTCGTCTGGGCATTCAATGAAGGTCGAGGAGCCGCACGAGAATGCGATCGCTACCTCATGGGTGAAACCGATCTGCCTTAA
- a CDS encoding large subunit of NADH-dependent glutamate synthase (similar to AA sequence:cyanobase_aa:LBDG_36910), whose protein sequence is MTRYGLPAKQGLYDPQFEHDACGVGFIVQMKGKASHAIVQQALTILANLEHRGACGAETNTGDGAGILMQVPHQFFQKVATELNIALPEAGQYGVAMVYSSPDRASRSAGRREFEKIVAEEGQTVLGWRDVPTNNSTLGETAKSSEPFMQQAIISRSADLKDDLAFERKLYVIRKRSHSAIRSTGIDSFWYPASISCRTIVYKGMLMPLQVGEYYPDLSDPDLESALGLVHSRFSTNTFPSWERSHPYRYIAHNGEINTLRGNINWMNARQALFESDLFGDDLRKAQPVINIDGSDSTIFDNALELLTLSGRSLPHAVMMMIPEPWTAHESMPPERKAFYKYHSCLMEPWDGPASIAFTDGRMMGAVLDRNGLRPSRYYVTKDDFVIMASEAGVLPVAPENVTLKGRLEPGRMFLVDMEQGRIVSDEEIKQDISTAEPYQEWLDQNMVGLSDFKDAPDLPQSDLNTVLQRQLAFGYTFEELRLLLTPMARDGVEATGAMGADTPLAVLSDRPKLLYDYFKQLFAQVTNPPIDSIREEIITSAETTIGSERNLLKPEPESCHLIELKTPILSNEELAKLKYINEQGFKSIVLPIVFDPKSGVTGLEQSIVNLCKQADSAIESGVNILILSDRSVNAQNAPIPALLAVSGLHHHLIRAGTRTKVGLVLESGEPREVHHFAMLIGYGCGAINPYLAFETMDSMIAQGSVVGVDYKTACKNYIKAVTKGVIKVASKIGISTIQSYRGAQIFEAIGLNHSVVDRYFTWTASRVEGADLEVITKEALLRHHHAFPDRQTNGHTLDVGGEYQWRKEGEAHLFSPQTIHTLQRAVREGNYDLFKQYAALVNEQNQQHFTLRGLLQFKAQQPIPLEEVEPIEAIMSRFKTGAMSYGSISKEAHEALAIAMNRIGGKSNTGEGGEDPDRYTWTNDRGDSKNSAIKQVASGRFGVTSLYLSQARELQIKMAQGAKPGEGGQLPGRKVYPWIAKVRHSTPGVGLISPPPHHDIYSIEDLAELIHDLKNANRAARISVKLVSEVGVGTIAAGVAKAHADVVLISGYDGGTGASPQTSIKHAGLPWELGLAETHQTLVLNNLRSRIVVETDGQMKTGRDVVMAALLGAEEFGFATAPLVTLGCIMMRVCHLNTCPVGIATQDPHLRESFTGDPQYTENFMKFIAQEVRELMAQLGFRSLNEMVGRTDVLEPKQAIDHWKAKGLDFSKILYQPNVDPSVGLYCQIPQDHGLEKSLDLSVLLELCRDAIEHGKPVKATLPIQNTNRVVGTILGNEITKRHWNGLPEDTVQLHFQGSAGQSFGAFVPKGVTLELEGDGNDYVGKGLSGGKIIVYPHKASTFKASENIIVGNVAFYGATKGEAYINGIAGERFCVRNSGVNTVVEGVGDHGCEYMTGGTVVVLGKTGRNFAAGMSGGAAFIYDEAGDFATRCNTQMVALEAFDDPEDIAIVRQMIQNHANLTHSERAKELLEQWDEVRSRFVKVMPKDYKRVLQALKRAEEAGLSGDDALSAAFEENARDVARVGGS, encoded by the coding sequence ATGACTAGATACGGACTGCCAGCGAAGCAAGGTTTGTATGATCCGCAGTTCGAGCATGATGCCTGTGGGGTCGGGTTTATTGTGCAGATGAAGGGAAAAGCATCTCACGCGATCGTGCAACAAGCGCTAACGATTTTGGCGAATTTGGAGCATCGTGGCGCTTGCGGTGCAGAAACGAATACAGGAGATGGGGCAGGCATTTTAATGCAGGTTCCGCATCAGTTTTTTCAAAAAGTCGCAACAGAGTTAAACATTGCGTTACCAGAAGCGGGGCAGTACGGGGTTGCAATGGTTTATTCGTCTCCCGATCGCGCTTCTCGTTCTGCTGGACGGCGCGAATTCGAGAAGATTGTGGCAGAAGAGGGACAGACGGTTCTCGGTTGGCGCGATGTTCCGACGAATAATTCGACTCTGGGAGAAACCGCGAAGTCGAGTGAGCCGTTTATGCAGCAGGCGATCATTAGTCGTTCTGCGGATCTAAAAGATGATTTGGCATTTGAACGGAAGTTGTATGTGATTCGGAAGCGATCGCATAGTGCCATTCGATCGACTGGGATTGATTCGTTTTGGTATCCAGCAAGTATTTCTTGCCGCACGATCGTCTACAAAGGAATGTTAATGCCGCTGCAAGTGGGCGAATATTACCCCGACTTGAGCGATCCCGATTTAGAAAGTGCTTTAGGTTTGGTGCATTCTCGGTTTAGTACCAACACGTTTCCAAGTTGGGAGCGATCGCATCCTTACCGCTACATTGCTCACAACGGCGAAATCAATACGCTGCGGGGCAACATCAACTGGATGAATGCTCGACAAGCGTTGTTTGAATCTGATTTATTTGGTGACGATTTAAGAAAAGCGCAACCTGTCATTAACATTGATGGCAGTGATTCCACCATTTTTGATAATGCTTTAGAGCTGTTGACTTTATCCGGTCGATCGCTGCCTCATGCGGTGATGATGATGATCCCGGAACCTTGGACGGCTCACGAATCGATGCCTCCAGAGCGCAAAGCGTTTTACAAGTATCATTCGTGTTTGATGGAGCCTTGGGATGGTCCTGCCTCGATCGCGTTTACCGATGGTCGAATGATGGGCGCAGTGCTCGATCGAAATGGTTTACGCCCGTCGCGCTACTATGTCACGAAAGATGATTTTGTGATCATGGCATCAGAAGCGGGTGTACTACCTGTTGCGCCTGAGAATGTTACTCTGAAAGGACGCTTAGAGCCAGGTCGAATGTTCTTGGTGGATATGGAGCAGGGTCGAATTGTCTCAGATGAAGAAATTAAACAAGACATTTCCACGGCTGAACCCTACCAAGAATGGCTCGATCAAAACATGGTCGGACTCTCTGATTTCAAAGATGCTCCAGACCTACCGCAATCTGATCTCAACACAGTTCTTCAAAGACAACTCGCATTTGGCTATACCTTTGAAGAGTTGCGATTGTTGCTGACTCCAATGGCGCGAGATGGTGTAGAAGCAACCGGAGCAATGGGAGCCGACACCCCGTTAGCCGTGTTATCCGATCGACCAAAGCTGCTCTATGACTATTTCAAACAGTTGTTTGCTCAGGTAACAAATCCGCCGATCGATTCAATCCGCGAAGAGATCATTACCTCCGCAGAGACCACGATCGGATCAGAGCGAAACTTGCTCAAACCCGAACCCGAAAGCTGTCATTTAATCGAGCTAAAAACACCGATTCTCAGCAATGAAGAACTGGCAAAACTGAAGTACATCAATGAGCAAGGATTTAAGTCGATCGTATTACCGATCGTGTTTGATCCGAAGTCTGGTGTGACTGGATTGGAACAATCGATCGTCAATCTCTGCAAGCAAGCCGATAGTGCGATCGAGTCGGGTGTAAACATTCTGATTTTGAGCGATCGTAGTGTGAATGCTCAAAATGCTCCAATTCCCGCATTGTTAGCAGTTTCAGGTTTACATCACCATTTAATCCGAGCAGGTACAAGAACCAAAGTCGGTTTAGTTCTCGAATCTGGTGAACCCCGCGAAGTTCATCACTTTGCAATGTTAATCGGCTATGGATGCGGTGCAATTAATCCGTATCTTGCCTTTGAAACAATGGATTCGATGATCGCTCAAGGTTCAGTCGTTGGAGTGGACTATAAAACAGCGTGTAAGAACTACATCAAAGCTGTAACCAAAGGCGTGATCAAGGTGGCTTCTAAGATTGGAATTTCCACGATTCAGAGCTATCGAGGAGCGCAAATCTTTGAAGCGATCGGGCTAAATCATTCGGTTGTCGATCGATATTTCACTTGGACTGCTTCTCGCGTGGAAGGAGCCGATTTGGAAGTGATCACCAAAGAAGCATTGTTACGCCATCATCATGCGTTTCCCGATCGTCAAACTAACGGACATACGCTCGATGTCGGTGGAGAATATCAATGGCGTAAAGAAGGTGAGGCACATCTATTCAGCCCTCAAACCATTCACACGCTGCAAAGAGCCGTTCGAGAAGGAAACTATGATCTGTTCAAGCAATATGCTGCATTGGTAAATGAACAGAATCAACAGCACTTTACTTTACGTGGATTGTTGCAGTTTAAAGCTCAACAACCCATCCCACTCGAAGAAGTAGAGCCAATTGAAGCAATTATGAGCCGCTTCAAAACAGGTGCAATGAGCTATGGATCGATCTCGAAAGAAGCGCATGAAGCTTTAGCGATCGCGATGAACCGAATCGGCGGCAAATCCAATACTGGCGAAGGTGGCGAAGATCCAGATCGCTACACTTGGACAAACGATCGCGGTGATTCCAAGAATAGTGCAATCAAACAAGTTGCATCGGGTCGCTTTGGAGTAACGAGCTTGTATCTTTCTCAAGCAAGAGAACTCCAAATCAAGATGGCTCAAGGTGCAAAACCGGGAGAAGGCGGACAGTTACCCGGTCGTAAAGTCTATCCTTGGATTGCAAAAGTTCGACATTCCACACCCGGAGTCGGCTTAATTTCGCCACCTCCGCACCATGACATTTATTCGATCGAAGATCTTGCCGAACTAATCCACGATTTGAAAAACGCGAACAGGGCAGCCCGAATCAGCGTCAAGTTAGTCTCAGAAGTTGGCGTTGGCACGATCGCGGCTGGAGTTGCAAAAGCTCACGCGGATGTGGTCTTAATCTCTGGCTACGATGGCGGAACTGGAGCATCACCGCAGACTTCGATCAAACATGCGGGACTGCCTTGGGAATTAGGATTGGCTGAAACGCATCAGACTTTAGTTTTGAACAATCTGCGATCGCGAATCGTCGTTGAAACCGATGGTCAGATGAAAACCGGGCGCGATGTCGTGATGGCTGCATTACTCGGTGCTGAAGAGTTCGGGTTTGCAACTGCACCTCTCGTCACACTGGGCTGTATTATGATGCGCGTTTGCCATCTCAATACTTGTCCAGTTGGCATTGCGACTCAAGATCCACATTTACGTGAGAGCTTTACAGGCGATCCACAGTACACCGAGAACTTCATGAAATTCATTGCTCAAGAAGTTCGGGAATTGATGGCACAGCTTGGATTTCGATCGCTCAATGAGATGGTTGGAAGAACTGATGTTTTAGAACCGAAACAAGCGATCGACCATTGGAAAGCAAAAGGCTTAGACTTTTCTAAGATTCTTTACCAACCGAATGTTGATCCGTCTGTAGGTCTCTATTGTCAGATTCCACAAGATCATGGTTTAGAGAAATCGCTTGATTTGTCAGTGCTTCTAGAACTTTGTCGAGATGCGATCGAACACGGCAAACCTGTGAAAGCGACTCTACCCATTCAAAACACCAATCGAGTCGTTGGAACTATTCTCGGCAACGAGATCACTAAACGCCACTGGAACGGACTACCCGAAGATACCGTTCAACTCCATTTCCAAGGAAGTGCTGGACAGAGCTTTGGTGCATTCGTTCCAAAAGGAGTCACACTCGAACTCGAAGGCGATGGCAATGACTATGTAGGCAAAGGTTTAAGCGGTGGAAAAATCATTGTCTATCCGCACAAAGCATCAACCTTCAAAGCTTCAGAAAACATCATTGTTGGTAATGTTGCTTTCTATGGGGCAACCAAAGGAGAAGCATACATCAACGGCATTGCAGGTGAACGATTCTGTGTTCGCAACTCTGGTGTGAATACTGTTGTCGAAGGTGTGGGCGATCATGGTTGTGAATACATGACAGGCGGTACAGTTGTCGTTCTTGGAAAAACAGGACGCAACTTTGCAGCGGGAATGAGTGGAGGAGCCGCTTTTATCTATGATGAGGCAGGCGATTTCGCAACTCGTTGTAACACTCAAATGGTTGCACTCGAAGCCTTTGACGATCCAGAGGACATCGCGATCGTGCGTCAGATGATCCAAAATCACGCCAACTTAACCCACAGCGAGAGAGCAAAAGAACTCTTGGAACAATGGGACGAAGTACGATCGCGCTTTGTCAAAGTCATGCCGAAGGACTACAAGCGAGTTCTACAAGCTCTGAAACGGGCAGAAGAGGCGGGCTTAAGTGGTGATGATGCACTCTCAGCCGCGTTTGAAGAAAATGCGCGAGATGTAGCGCGGGTTGGTGGCAGCTAG
- a CDS encoding hypothetical protein (similar to AA sequence:cyanobase_aa:Cyan7425_5079), translating to MKRGQLYAFVTGIFFLSLSILGFIPQLQSPINAIEVHNGLEIQLGYLFGLLPTNPVLNTVYAIVGILGLVSSIGLGGSRFYGRGLFQFFGVLAILGSLTPTNTFFGIMPLFGSNAALYAVMSIVSFYFGFIDAPGLLEIAVQPPENAVGLDNSITE from the coding sequence ATGAAACGCGGACAACTTTACGCTTTTGTTACAGGTATTTTCTTTTTATCACTGTCAATTCTAGGGTTTATTCCTCAGCTACAGAGTCCGATTAATGCGATCGAGGTTCACAACGGTCTGGAAATTCAATTGGGCTATCTTTTTGGTTTGCTCCCAACGAATCCAGTATTAAATACGGTTTATGCGATCGTTGGAATTCTCGGTTTGGTTAGCTCGATCGGTCTCGGTGGTTCTCGCTTCTATGGTCGCGGATTGTTCCAATTCTTTGGTGTGTTGGCAATCCTCGGATCATTGACTCCGACCAACACCTTTTTTGGAATCATGCCACTGTTTGGTAGCAATGCTGCTTTGTATGCGGTGATGTCGATCGTATCTTTCTACTTCGGATTCATTGATGCACCTGGATTGTTAGAGATTGCTGTTCAACCGCCAGAAAATGCCGTTGGACTCGACAACTCAATCACTGAATAA
- a CDS encoding unknown protein (similar to AA sequence:cyanobase_aa:alr0838), with amino-acid sequence MLVTFTPDALGSARSLSQIWASRYLPDLSVLGSERLSIAHLLESSSDFGRGRTVEQVRRHLRISCELAGLEVNQLFSGSSTLVNLSKVRQLAQSVEQVYEKVLQFYEQRSHPIGESLNPMGNWLPAIEVLSIELQPVLQKMQEQHLADEDPRTIGFVTTQFHFSTQMILKRLNPIEKALLGAYFQLAEEQVCIPWKEICDLASRYDRSSPELLLIEQLLPESDAIAHAVCEQAQKRFPQFRSRRGSWDNAQITTSMLRDLNMFQGYLWLCLLQQDLAPISVRLLPLCLMVFPSVNISWEFIDQIIRLLVDEMRSRLTLKQWSLVQPYATGLIDIFAVQP; translated from the coding sequence ATGCTCGTAACATTCACCCCTGACGCTTTAGGTTCTGCTCGATCGCTCTCTCAGATATGGGCAAGTCGCTATCTGCCCGATCTATCAGTTTTGGGGTCAGAACGATTATCGATCGCACATTTGTTAGAGTCTTCGTCAGATTTTGGTCGGGGTCGCACTGTGGAACAAGTTAGGCGACATCTACGAATTTCCTGTGAACTAGCAGGATTAGAAGTGAATCAACTGTTTTCAGGCTCTTCAACATTGGTGAATCTCTCGAAAGTGCGGCAGTTAGCGCAGTCAGTTGAGCAAGTGTACGAGAAGGTTTTGCAGTTTTACGAGCAACGGAGCCACCCGATTGGAGAAAGTTTGAATCCGATGGGAAATTGGCTGCCTGCGATCGAAGTTCTCTCGATCGAGCTACAGCCTGTTTTACAAAAGATGCAGGAGCAGCATTTAGCGGATGAAGATCCGCGCACGATCGGATTTGTGACGACTCAATTTCATTTCAGTACTCAAATGATTCTGAAACGCTTGAATCCAATTGAGAAAGCATTGTTAGGAGCGTACTTTCAGCTTGCAGAAGAGCAGGTGTGTATTCCGTGGAAAGAGATTTGTGACCTTGCAAGTCGTTACGATCGCAGTTCTCCAGAACTTCTCTTGATCGAGCAATTACTACCAGAAAGTGATGCGATCGCTCATGCAGTCTGTGAACAAGCTCAAAAACGATTTCCACAGTTCAGAAGTCGTCGCGGCAGTTGGGACAATGCTCAGATCACGACTTCAATGCTGCGAGATTTGAATATGTTCCAGGGCTATCTCTGGCTTTGTTTATTGCAGCAAGATCTAGCACCGATTAGCGTTCGATTGTTGCCGCTCTGCTTAATGGTATTTCCAAGCGTGAATATCTCTTGGGAGTTTATTGATCAGATCATTCGATTGTTAGTCGATGAAATGCGATCGCGCTTAACTTTAAAACAATGGTCACTGGTACAACCTTATGCAACCGGATTGATTGATATTTTCGCAGTTCAACCCTAA